A section of the Mycobacterium sp. 3519A genome encodes:
- a CDS encoding lipid droplet-associated protein — protein sequence MATAPYGVRLLVGAAVTAIEETRKLPQTILMYPMTVASQVAHFVMKMQQDVADLVNKGDEALDSLFPPKDEQPEWATFDEDLEDDQPAKPGTDGERLTEGRFALFTSGEPENGEPKPASSATSADADPPEIVTELDYESLTLAQLRARLSSLRVADLEALLDYENATKSRAPFLTLLANRITRATAK from the coding sequence ATGGCAACTGCACCGTATGGGGTCCGTCTGCTGGTAGGGGCGGCGGTCACCGCCATCGAGGAAACCCGCAAGCTTCCGCAGACCATCCTGATGTACCCGATGACCGTCGCGAGCCAGGTTGCCCACTTCGTGATGAAGATGCAGCAGGACGTGGCCGACCTGGTCAACAAGGGCGACGAGGCGCTGGACTCGTTGTTCCCGCCCAAGGACGAGCAGCCCGAGTGGGCGACCTTCGACGAGGACCTCGAAGACGACCAGCCTGCCAAGCCGGGCACCGACGGCGAACGGCTGACCGAAGGCCGCTTCGCCCTGTTCACCAGCGGCGAGCCGGAGAACGGTGAGCCCAAGCCCGCCTCCTCGGCGACCTCCGCAGACGCCGATCCACCCGAGATCGTGACCGAACTGGACTACGAGTCGCTGACGCTGGCCCAGCTGCGGGCGCGGTTGTCGTCGCTGCGCGTCGCCGATCTGGAGGCCCTGCTGGACTACGAGAACGCCACCAAGTCCCGGGCGCCGTTTTTGACCCTGCTGGCCAACAGGATCACCCGCGCGACCGCGAAGTGA
- the xseA gene encoding exodeoxyribonuclease VII large subunit, which translates to MTEPEPGKSPDNPWPVRAVATRIAKYIDRLGVVWIEGQLTELKLRQTTAWMVLRDPAADMSLTVSCARDLVANAPVPLAEGTQVIMCGKPQFYTRNGSFSLRISEIRAVGLGELLARIERLRRLLDAEGLFDPRLKRPLPFLPRTVGLITGRASHAERDVVTCATDRWPGVRFAVRNTVVQGPNTVPQVVEALRDLDNDPDVDVIVIARGGGSVEDLLPFSDETLCREIAQCTTPVVSAIGHEPDNPLCDLVADVRAATPTDAAKRIVPDAAAERALVGDLRRRSARALRNWVHREEHAVSQLRSRPVLAQPLAALTARSDEIQRARACVRRDITRLVAAESDRVGHLSARLTTLGPAATLDRGYAVVQTAAGTILRTTADAPAGTRLRVRVTDGAVIAISEGSEGQ; encoded by the coding sequence GTGACGGAACCCGAGCCGGGCAAGTCCCCCGATAACCCCTGGCCGGTGCGCGCGGTCGCCACCCGGATCGCGAAGTACATCGACCGGCTCGGCGTGGTGTGGATCGAAGGCCAGCTGACCGAACTGAAGCTGCGCCAGACGACGGCGTGGATGGTGCTGCGCGACCCTGCCGCCGACATGTCGCTGACGGTCAGCTGCGCGCGCGATCTGGTGGCCAACGCGCCTGTGCCGCTGGCGGAGGGCACCCAGGTGATCATGTGCGGCAAGCCGCAGTTCTACACCCGCAACGGCTCCTTCAGCCTGCGCATCAGCGAGATCAGGGCGGTCGGCCTCGGTGAGTTGCTGGCCCGGATCGAGCGACTGCGTCGGCTGCTGGACGCCGAGGGGCTTTTCGATCCGCGGCTGAAGCGACCGCTGCCGTTTCTGCCGCGCACCGTCGGCCTGATCACCGGACGGGCCAGCCACGCCGAGCGCGACGTGGTCACCTGCGCGACCGACCGGTGGCCGGGTGTGCGATTCGCCGTCCGCAACACCGTGGTGCAGGGCCCCAACACGGTGCCACAGGTGGTCGAGGCGCTGCGCGACCTGGACAACGATCCCGACGTCGACGTCATCGTCATCGCGCGCGGCGGCGGCAGCGTCGAGGACCTGCTGCCGTTCTCCGACGAGACGTTGTGCCGGGAGATCGCGCAATGCACGACGCCGGTGGTCAGCGCGATCGGCCACGAACCCGACAATCCGCTCTGCGATCTGGTCGCCGACGTGCGCGCGGCCACCCCGACCGACGCGGCGAAGCGAATCGTGCCCGACGCCGCCGCCGAGCGGGCGCTGGTCGGCGATCTGCGCAGGCGCAGCGCGCGGGCCCTGCGCAACTGGGTGCACCGTGAGGAGCACGCGGTGTCGCAACTGCGCAGCAGACCGGTGCTGGCCCAACCGCTCGCCGCGCTCACCGCGCGGTCCGACGAGATCCAGCGGGCCCGCGCCTGCGTCCGTCGTGACATCACCCGGTTGGTGGCCGCGGAATCCGACCGGGTGGGCCACTTGTCGGCCAGGCTGACCACACTGGGTCCGGCGGCCACCCTGGACCGCGGCTATGCCGTCGTGCAGACAGCGGCGGGCACGATCCTGCGCACGACGGCCGACGCGCCTGCGGGCACCCGGTTGCGGGTGCGGGTCACCGACGGCGCCGTGATCGCCATCAGCGAGGGCAGCGAGGGGCAGTGA
- a CDS encoding 4-hydroxy-3-methylbut-2-enyl diphosphate reductase: MPPTINMGIPGASSSATGALTGKRVLLAEPRGYCAGVDRAVETVERALEKHGAPVYVRHEIVHNRHVVDTLAKAGAVFVDETDEVPEGAIVVFSAHGVAPTVHETAAARELKVIDATCPLVTKVHNEAKRFARDDYDILLIGHEGHEEVIGTAGEAPDHVQLVDGPDAVDDVTVRDENKVIWLSQTTLSVDETMETVQRLRQRFPKLQDPPSDDICYATQNRQVAVKAMAPECQLVIVVGSRNSSNSVRLVEVALGAGSDAAHLVDYADDIDPAWLEGVTTVGVTSGASVPEVLVRGVLERLAEYGYDIVQPVTTANETLVFALPREIRPART; encoded by the coding sequence ATGCCGCCGACAATAAACATGGGGATTCCGGGTGCCTCCAGCTCGGCGACCGGCGCCCTCACCGGTAAACGGGTGCTGCTGGCCGAGCCGCGCGGGTACTGCGCGGGGGTGGACCGGGCGGTCGAGACGGTGGAGCGCGCGCTGGAGAAGCACGGCGCCCCGGTCTACGTACGTCACGAGATCGTGCACAACCGTCACGTGGTGGACACCCTGGCCAAGGCCGGTGCGGTGTTCGTCGACGAAACCGACGAGGTGCCCGAGGGCGCCATCGTGGTGTTTTCCGCTCACGGCGTCGCGCCGACCGTGCACGAGACGGCGGCCGCGCGTGAACTGAAGGTGATCGACGCGACCTGCCCGCTGGTCACCAAGGTGCACAACGAGGCCAAGCGGTTCGCCCGCGACGACTACGACATCCTGCTGATCGGCCATGAGGGCCACGAGGAGGTCATCGGCACCGCGGGCGAGGCGCCCGACCACGTGCAACTCGTGGACGGCCCTGACGCCGTCGACGACGTCACGGTGCGCGACGAGAACAAGGTGATCTGGCTGTCCCAGACCACGCTGTCGGTGGACGAGACGATGGAAACCGTGCAGCGGTTGCGGCAGCGGTTCCCGAAGCTGCAGGACCCCCCGAGCGACGACATCTGCTACGCCACGCAGAACCGTCAGGTCGCCGTCAAGGCGATGGCCCCGGAGTGCCAGCTGGTGATCGTCGTCGGATCGCGCAACTCGTCGAACTCGGTGCGGCTGGTCGAGGTGGCGCTTGGCGCCGGTTCAGACGCCGCGCATCTGGTCGACTACGCCGACGACATCGACCCGGCCTGGCTCGAGGGAGTCACGACCGTCGGCGTCACGTCCGGCGCATCGGTGCCCGAGGTGCTGGTGCGCGGGGTGCTCGAGCGGCTGGCCGAATACGGCTACGACATCGTGCAACCGGTGACCACCGCCAACGAGACGTTGGTGTTCGCGTTGCCGCGGGAGATTCGCCCGGCGCGCACGTAA
- a CDS encoding NAD-dependent epimerase/dehydratase family protein, whose protein sequence is MLSGMGDATLTDLGRVLVTGGSGFVGANLVTALLDRGHHVRSFDRAASALPAHPRLEVIEGDICDPQTVSAAVDGVDTIFHTAAIIDLMGGASVTDEYRKRSFAINVDGTKNLVHAAQAAGVQRFVYTASNSVVMGGQRIAGGDETLSYTQRFNDLYTETKVVAEQFVLAQNGIGGLLTCSIRPSGIWGRGDQTMFRKVFENVLAGHVKVLVGNKKVKLDNSYVHNLIHGFILAAQHLVPGGTAPGQAYFINDGEPINMFEFSQPVVEACGQPWPKIWVPGRLVKAVMLVWQWFHFRLGLPKPLLEPLGVERLYLDNYFSIAKAQRDLGYRPLFTTDQAMAECLPYYVDLFHQMKGATPEPVPA, encoded by the coding sequence ATGCTCTCGGGCATGGGTGACGCAACGCTGACCGACTTGGGTCGTGTGCTGGTCACCGGGGGCTCCGGCTTTGTCGGCGCCAACCTGGTGACCGCACTGCTCGACCGCGGGCATCACGTCCGCTCCTTCGACCGGGCCGCATCCGCGCTGCCTGCGCATCCGCGGCTGGAGGTGATCGAGGGGGACATCTGCGATCCGCAGACCGTGTCGGCCGCCGTCGACGGCGTCGACACGATCTTCCACACCGCGGCGATCATCGACCTGATGGGCGGCGCGTCGGTCACCGACGAGTACCGCAAGCGCAGCTTCGCGATCAACGTCGACGGCACCAAGAACCTGGTGCACGCCGCGCAGGCCGCCGGGGTGCAGCGGTTCGTCTACACCGCATCCAACAGTGTGGTGATGGGTGGTCAGCGGATCGCGGGCGGCGACGAAACCCTGTCCTACACGCAACGTTTCAACGACCTGTACACCGAGACCAAGGTCGTCGCCGAGCAGTTCGTGTTGGCGCAGAACGGGATTGGCGGTTTGCTGACCTGTTCCATCCGGCCCAGCGGCATTTGGGGGCGCGGTGATCAGACCATGTTCCGCAAGGTGTTCGAGAACGTGCTCGCCGGCCACGTCAAGGTGCTGGTCGGCAACAAGAAGGTCAAGCTCGACAATTCCTATGTGCACAACCTCATTCACGGATTCATCCTGGCTGCCCAGCATCTGGTGCCTGGCGGAACGGCACCCGGGCAGGCGTACTTCATCAACGACGGTGAACCGATCAACATGTTCGAGTTCTCCCAACCGGTGGTCGAGGCATGCGGTCAGCCGTGGCCGAAGATCTGGGTGCCCGGGCGGCTGGTCAAGGCCGTGATGCTGGTGTGGCAGTGGTTCCACTTCCGGTTGGGCCTGCCCAAGCCCTTGCTGGAACCCCTTGGGGTGGAGCGGCTTTACCTCGACAACTACTTCTCGATCGCCAAGGCGCAACGCGATCTCGGCTACCGGCCACTGTTCACGACGGACCAGGCGATGGCCGAGTGCCTGCCGTACTACGTCGACCTGTTCCACCAGATGAAGGGCGCCACGCCGGAACCGGTGCCCGCGTAG
- a CDS encoding exodeoxyribonuclease VII small subunit, with product MKPISQLGYEEARDELVAVVQQLEQGGLDLESSLKLWERGEELAKRCEEHLAGARKRVEDALAAKEDEDA from the coding sequence ATGAAGCCTATTAGTCAACTGGGGTACGAAGAGGCCCGCGACGAGTTGGTGGCCGTCGTCCAGCAGCTCGAGCAGGGCGGGCTCGACCTGGAGTCATCGCTGAAGCTCTGGGAACGTGGCGAGGAGCTGGCTAAACGCTGCGAAGAGCACTTAGCTGGTGCGCGTAAGCGCGTCGAGGACGCACTGGCCGCAAAAGAAGACGAGGACGCTTGA
- a CDS encoding glycosyltransferase, protein MATILAYTSPALGHLLPISALLSELADRGHLVHVRTLSTGVELAERLGFTATPIDQRIEAIGHDDFKASNPLAALKLSVAVFAKRAAYEVDDLTDAVARTQPDALLVDVNCWGALSAADAGRLPWACLSPYTPPLRSPGVPPFGLGLKPLPGVIGVLRDAAVRTTLLRAVENVMLAPINRIRADVGVPTVGSVDEFLRRAPQMFIASGKPFQYPQTQWGDSVHMIGPCVLEPEPDTSPDWLTAIDRPIVLVTTSSEEQADADLITCAITALAGEPVHVVATAPAGHQVGTEAPNATVCRFVPHGLVLDRAVCAITHGGMGATQKALARGVPVCVVPYGRDQFEVARRAEVARCGTRLPAKRLSPKRLLAKVREAMTMTAGAERVAAGFEATGGVAHGADLFEQRTLELSSS, encoded by the coding sequence ATGGCAACGATATTGGCGTACACCTCACCCGCACTCGGGCACCTGTTGCCGATCAGTGCGCTGCTCTCGGAACTGGCTGATCGTGGGCACCTAGTTCACGTGCGGACCCTGTCCACCGGCGTGGAGCTGGCGGAACGTCTCGGCTTCACCGCGACGCCGATCGACCAGCGGATCGAGGCCATTGGACACGACGACTTCAAGGCGAGCAATCCCCTTGCAGCGCTGAAGCTTTCTGTCGCGGTGTTCGCGAAACGGGCCGCGTACGAGGTCGACGATCTCACCGACGCCGTCGCCCGAACACAACCCGACGCCCTGCTCGTTGACGTGAACTGCTGGGGTGCACTGTCGGCGGCGGACGCTGGCCGTCTGCCGTGGGCGTGCCTGTCCCCGTACACGCCACCGCTGCGCTCACCGGGCGTGCCACCATTCGGCCTCGGTCTGAAACCCCTGCCGGGTGTGATCGGTGTGCTCAGGGACGCCGCTGTGCGGACGACGCTGCTGCGCGCCGTCGAGAACGTCATGTTGGCTCCGATTAACCGGATTCGCGCCGACGTCGGTGTGCCGACGGTGGGGTCGGTCGACGAGTTCCTGCGGCGAGCGCCGCAGATGTTCATCGCGAGCGGCAAGCCGTTTCAATACCCGCAAACGCAGTGGGGGGACTCGGTGCACATGATCGGGCCCTGCGTGCTCGAACCCGAGCCCGATACGAGCCCGGATTGGTTGACCGCGATCGACCGGCCGATCGTTCTGGTCACGACGTCATCAGAGGAGCAAGCCGACGCCGACCTCATCACCTGCGCGATCACCGCGTTGGCCGGCGAACCGGTGCATGTCGTCGCCACCGCGCCCGCCGGGCACCAGGTCGGGACGGAGGCGCCGAACGCCACGGTGTGCCGATTCGTCCCGCACGGTCTGGTGCTGGATCGTGCGGTGTGTGCGATCACGCACGGCGGCATGGGCGCCACCCAAAAGGCGTTGGCGCGAGGCGTTCCGGTGTGCGTCGTGCCGTACGGACGCGACCAGTTCGAAGTCGCCCGCCGCGCCGAGGTGGCCCGGTGTGGCACCCGGCTTCCCGCGAAGAGGCTTTCGCCGAAGCGACTGCTGGCGAAGGTGCGAGAAGCGATGACCATGACCGCGGGCGCCGAACGCGTCGCGGCCGGGTTCGAGGCCACCGGGGGAGTGGCACACGGTGCGGACCTGTTCGAACAGCGCACCCTCGAACTCAGTTCGAGCTGA